A section of the Larus michahellis chromosome 1, bLarMic1.1, whole genome shotgun sequence genome encodes:
- the MANSC4 gene encoding MANSC domain-containing protein 4: protein MVLPVAIAEVLLVLGLAVESDSLCSPTTFYKNCWIRRFPGLLVDLQESQKRGAQVLKIYAEVSPQQCSRTCCLLRNVSCNLAVFYHGPINENMNCLHMSCPALESCILKARINVILYNITTGIDPDLLIFEKLTSKEPNTHSSPNKYERQSSTKATEWQRCQHHNATSSSLLLQAPPSTTSHSLTANPYTSSTNLMVKKTETTTYSREETFPLDDQFPKRTSTASVSTESITSSDKKTVPSTLLSKSDEEASHMPTPPRLNSSKQHLNETKGYSGRNYTSDNEAPAWEAAALGVWLIPVVLCASLIFLCCCTVAFTAGRCRNRTGQYKPIRRRRTMSRQFIKYTYCQK from the exons ATGGTTCTGCCGGTGGCAATAGCAGAAGTGCTGTTGGTCCTGGGTTTGGCTGTGGAGTCAGACTCTCTCTGCTCACCCACTACCTTTTACAAGAACTGCTGGATCCGACGCTTCCCAGGTCTTCTGGTTGACCTGCAGGAATCGCAGAAGAGGGGAGCCCAGGTGCTGAAGATTTATGCCGAAGTCTCACCTCAACAGTGCAGCAGAACCTGCTGCCTTCTGAGGAATG TTTCCTGCAATCTGGCAGTGTTCTACCATGGACCTATTAATGAGAATATGAATTGCCTGCACATGTCTTGCCCAGCACTGGAAAGTTGCATACTAAAGGCTAGAATCAATGTCATTCTGTACAACATCACAACAG GGATTGATCCAGACCTTCTTATTTTTGAAAAACTGACATCTAAAGAACCAAATACTCATTCCTCACCAAATAAATATGAAAGGCAAAGCAGCACAAAGGCCACCGAGTGGCAAAGATGCCAGCATCATAACGCCACATCAAGTTCTCTTCTGCTCCAAGCTCCACCTTCTACCACTAGCCACAGCTTAACAGCAAACCCTTATACATCCAGTACAAACCTGATGGTCAAAAAAACTGAAACTACCACTTATTCCAGGGAAGAAACTTTTCCACTGGATGATCAGTTTCCTAAGAGGACAAGCACAGCTTCGGTAAGCACTGAATCAATCACCAGCTCGGACAAAAAGACTGTGCCTTCAACTTTGCTATCCAAGTCTGATGAGGAAGCATCCCACATGCCCACTCCTCCTCGCCTGAACAGCAGTAAACAACACTTAAACGAAACCAAAGGCTACAGTGGTAGGAATTATACTTCGGATAATGAAGCACCTGCTTGGGAAGCTGCAGCTTTGGGTGTCTGGTTGATTCCTGTTGTTCTTTGCGCTTCCCTCATCTTCCTTTGCTGTTGTACTGTCGCTTTCACAGCAGGGCGTTGCAGAAATAGGACAGGTCAGTATAAGCCCATAAGGAGAAGAAGAACAATGTCGAGACAATTCATAAAATACACTTACTGTCAAAAGTAA
- the MRPS35 gene encoding small ribosomal subunit protein mS35 produces MAPVGGVALGGAGYWAVLSRCCGRVVVAPFFGAVAYSSVPAVEGQQREASTRRRGRTPQFHAPPRTERMAVDQDWSSVYPTAAVFKPASVPLPIRMGYPVKRGVPPPKEGNLELMKIPNFLHLTPPAIKKHCAALKDFCTEWPSALDSDEKCEQHFPIEIETVDYVSSGTSIRNPKARVVTLKVKLSNLNLDDHAKKKLIKLVGERYCKDTDMLTITTDRCPLRRQNYDYGIHLLTVLYHESWKTEMWESEKSEEDMEEYIWENSRSQKNMLDTLLRIKASENVSNVTKEELLASEVVKNYRNSVIALKNEGETEYNMSQYKESVKKLLNIQALP; encoded by the exons ATGGCGCCTGTCGGCGGGGTGGCGCTGGGCGGTGCGGGTTACTGGGCCGTGCTCTCCCGGTGCTGCGGCAGGGTCGTGGTGGCGCCTTTCTTCGGGGCCGTGGCTTACTCCTCCGTGCCTGCGGTGGAAGGCCAGCAGAGGGAAG cttcaacaaggagaagagggagaacaCCACAGTTT CATGCACCTCCCAGAACTGAGAGGATGGCTGTTGATCAGGACTGGAGCAGTGTTTATCCCACAGCAGCTGTGTTTAAACCTGCCTCTGTGCCTCTCCCAATTCGAATGGGTTACCCAGTGAAGAGAGGCGTACCTCCACCAAAAGAAGGCAACTTAGAACTTATGAAG ATTCCCAATTTTTTGCATCTTACTCCTCCTGCAATCAAGAAACACTGTGCAGCTCTTAAAG ATTTCTGCACTGAATGGCCAAGTGCTTTGGACAGTGATGAGAAATGTGAACAGCATTTTCCTATTGAAATTGAAACAGTAGATTATGTTTCTTCAGGGACATCTATTCGTAATCCCAAAGCGAGAGTGGTGACTTTAAAA GTTAAACTTTCCAACCTGAATTTGGATGACCATGCAAAGAAGAAGCTCATTAAACTTGTAGGTGAGCGGTACTGTAAGGATACAGATATGCTCACCATTACAACGGACAG GTGTCCGCTGAGAAGACAGAACTACGATTATGGGATACACCTCCTCACAGTTTTGTACCATGAATCTTGG aaaactgagaTGTGGGAGAGTGAGAAGAGTGAGGAAGACATGGAAGAGTATATCTGGGAAAATAGCCGCTCTCAGAAAAATATGCTGGATACACTACTTCGAATAAAAGCCTCAGAGAATGTTAGTAATGTAACTAAGGAAGAACTTCTTGCATCTGAAGTAGTTAAGAATTACAGAAACTCTGTAATTGCACTTAAAAATGAAGGTGAAACAGAATATAACATGTCTCAGTATAAGGAATCCGTGAAGAAACTACTGAATATACAAGCATTACCATGA